The Ovis aries strain OAR_USU_Benz2616 breed Rambouillet chromosome 11, ARS-UI_Ramb_v3.0, whole genome shotgun sequence genome window below encodes:
- the LOC101111303 gene encoding C-C motif chemokine 18-like — MSVGLPQKIQPSPGHLEREDSSHPRRRQAEVSSQASSQLCPQSSACLSSIMKVLVAAVFVLCAVALCSCAQKKVYTPPTCCFTYASGKIPQGNVVNYFKTSSDCPKPGIIFLTRKGRYVCVNPADSWVQKYIRDLKKSP, encoded by the exons CCCAGGGCATCTAGAAAGAGAAGACAGCTCACATCCCAGAAGGAGACAAGCAGAAGTGAGTTCCCAAGCCTCTTCTCAGCTCTGCCCACAGTCTTCTGCCTGCCTGTCCAGCATCATGAAGGTCCTCGTGGCTGCTGTCTTTGTCCTCTGCGCTGTGGCCCTCTGCTCCTGTGCACAAA AAAAGGTTTACACCCCACCCACTTGCTGCTTCACCTACGCCTCCGGGAAAATCCCCCAAGGAAATGTGGTTAACTATTTTAAGACCAGCAGCGACTGCCCCAAACCTGGTATCAT CTTCCTCACCAGAAAGGGCCGATACGTCTGTGTCAATCCTGCTGACAGCTGGGTCCAGAAATACATCAGGGACCTGAAGAAGAGCCCCTGA